A single genomic interval of Pyruvatibacter sp. HU-CL02332 harbors:
- a CDS encoding lactate utilization protein: MSDARNAIFAKIKAADAKRGNASPAAAKARLETPPPQLVPAMGKPAAADALDLFIAKAIELGCTVADCPSFDDVPAKVTAYLNEQDSPLQVMLPMDEDLSSLNWLQAGLTVSAETSRQALDGNTSVTRAIAGVAETGAVAVTSGAKYPVSLGLLPDRHIFVLKVDEITGGYEDVWRLARNAKDNQGVARAVNLIGGPSRTGDIEATLVMGAHGPRTVHIVLIGPTS, translated from the coding sequence ATGAGTGACGCAAGAAACGCGATCTTCGCCAAGATCAAGGCAGCTGACGCAAAACGCGGCAATGCGTCTCCCGCGGCAGCAAAGGCACGGCTGGAAACGCCCCCGCCCCAACTGGTGCCTGCCATGGGCAAGCCCGCAGCAGCGGACGCCCTCGACCTCTTCATCGCCAAAGCAATCGAACTTGGCTGCACTGTTGCGGACTGCCCCTCATTTGACGACGTTCCTGCAAAAGTCACGGCCTACCTGAATGAGCAGGACAGTCCGTTGCAGGTCATGCTGCCAATGGATGAAGATCTGTCGTCGCTCAACTGGCTGCAGGCTGGCCTCACCGTTTCTGCTGAGACCAGCAGACAAGCCCTTGACGGCAACACCTCCGTCACCCGTGCCATTGCAGGCGTGGCAGAGACAGGTGCCGTAGCTGTCACGTCGGGCGCCAAGTACCCGGTCAGTCTCGGTCTTCTCCCGGACCGCCACATATTTGTGCTCAAGGTGGATGAGATTACCGGCGGCTATGAGGATGTCTGGCGTCTGGCCAGAAATGCCAAAGACAATCAGGGAGTGGCGCGCGCTGTTAATCTCATCGGCGGGCCATCCCGCACAGGAGACATTGAGGCAACGCTCGTCATGGGTGCCCATGGCCCACGCACGGTGCATATCGTTCTGATCGGCCCGACCAGCTAG
- a CDS encoding class I SAM-dependent methyltransferase, protein MRRPKFIARQAGNPRGWLGRFIFRIMARETADANVEALSLLTIDAGDHVIDIGCGHGAHLSAIVEKSDAGLVVGCDHSAEGLGVAGGFNGPAIATGKVRLELAPADMLPFDDGAFDKALSIHTIYFWENAAACFSEIARVLRPGGTFILGFRAGEDPEFRDNFPGSVYTFRHSEEVLAMLLGCGLQVTRVHRAETGDPNIVWAVTERIGTVREAGEAAA, encoded by the coding sequence ATGCGGCGTCCCAAGTTCATTGCCCGGCAAGCGGGCAACCCCCGAGGCTGGCTGGGGCGATTCATTTTCAGGATCATGGCGCGGGAGACTGCAGACGCGAACGTCGAGGCTCTAAGCCTACTGACGATTGATGCTGGTGATCACGTCATTGATATCGGATGCGGGCACGGTGCACATCTCAGCGCAATTGTGGAGAAGAGTGATGCAGGGCTTGTGGTCGGCTGTGATCATTCCGCAGAGGGACTTGGCGTTGCAGGCGGCTTCAATGGTCCGGCCATCGCCACTGGCAAAGTCCGGCTTGAACTTGCACCGGCGGACATGCTTCCGTTTGACGACGGGGCATTCGACAAGGCGCTGAGCATCCATACCATCTATTTTTGGGAGAATGCAGCGGCCTGTTTTTCTGAGATCGCCCGTGTGCTGAGACCCGGAGGCACATTCATTCTTGGCTTCAGGGCAGGTGAGGACCCGGAGTTTCGCGATAATTTTCCCGGCTCTGTCTACACATTCAGGCACTCTGAGGAGGTGCTGGCAATGCTGCTCGGCTGTGGTCTGCAAGTCACCAGAGTGCATCGTGCAGAAACTGGCGATCCAAACATTGTCTGGGCCGTGACAGAACGGATTGGAACGGTGAGAGAGGCAGGCGAGGCCGCTGCCTAG
- a CDS encoding Coq4 family protein encodes METVSKSEAPEIKDSAWYQPRAAMHAIRELMQNPEDTAQVFRIIKAMSGPSRAKTFKRFCKTSVGRRVLANRESLADRLNDRDALRAMPEGSLGREYLAFVERENLSADGLADASEEGGRYFHTADQELYSNRTRDMHDLWHVTTGYGRDGLGELSLLAFSYAQLGNIGIAMIIYFGARGGVRESGDKRIWKAIWEGYRHGRRATWWAGEDWEGLLSAPLDNVRKQLGVAKPETYREVFRDHLAAAQQAEAAAA; translated from the coding sequence ATGGAAACCGTTTCCAAGAGCGAAGCACCAGAAATCAAAGATAGCGCCTGGTATCAGCCGCGCGCTGCCATGCATGCCATTCGTGAGTTGATGCAGAACCCGGAAGACACCGCGCAGGTGTTCCGGATCATCAAGGCCATGAGTGGCCCGTCACGGGCAAAGACGTTCAAGCGTTTCTGTAAAACATCCGTTGGACGTCGTGTTCTTGCCAACCGTGAGAGCTTGGCTGACCGACTCAATGATCGCGATGCGCTGCGCGCGATGCCAGAGGGTTCGCTTGGTCGGGAGTATCTTGCATTCGTCGAACGGGAGAACCTTTCGGCTGATGGGCTGGCGGACGCAAGCGAAGAGGGTGGTCGCTATTTCCACACAGCGGATCAGGAGCTCTACAGCAACCGGACCCGCGACATGCATGACCTTTGGCATGTCACCACCGGTTACGGCCGCGACGGCCTTGGTGAGCTTTCGCTGCTGGCATTCTCCTATGCGCAGCTTGGCAATATCGGCATCGCGATGATCATCTATTTCGGTGCCCGCGGTGGCGTGCGTGAATCCGGTGACAAGCGCATCTGGAAAGCCATCTGGGAAGGCTACCGTCACGGTCGCCGCGCCACATGGTGGGCCGGTGAAGACTGGGAAGGTCTGTTGTCGGCACCGCTCGACAATGTGCGCAAGCAGCTTGGTGTCGCCAAGCCAGAAACCTACCGCGAAGTGTTCCGGGATCATCTTGCCGCTGCACAGCAGGCTGAGGCTGCCGCCGCCTAG
- a CDS encoding SDR family NAD(P)-dependent oxidoreductase — MPINDLAGKTAFITGGASGIGLAMAKSFGARGANVMLADIEEGPLREAIALLSKTNTQVDGVLLDVSDRDAMRDAAKKTVERFGKVHIVCNNAGIGAGGPMEEVTPSDWEWSIDVNLKGVVWGIEAFVPLIKEHGEGGHVVNTASMAGIVPIPGFGPYTATKYAVVGMSEDLSMELEPFGIGVSVLCPGFVATQIGNSRRTRSAKYGEEGEPDQDAIAQAGDAVAAGIPAEAVGERVVECILENRLYAFTHPEFKESAGARFERMADDFDSVANSEAIKNVDPEIKERQLAASAAIQESLN; from the coding sequence ATGCCTATCAATGATCTGGCTGGCAAAACCGCATTCATCACAGGCGGGGCGAGCGGTATCGGCCTTGCCATGGCGAAGAGCTTTGGCGCGCGGGGCGCCAACGTCATGCTGGCAGACATTGAAGAAGGCCCCCTGAGAGAAGCCATCGCACTTCTGTCCAAGACCAACACGCAAGTGGATGGTGTTTTGCTGGACGTGTCCGACCGCGATGCCATGCGGGATGCTGCCAAGAAGACTGTCGAGCGCTTCGGCAAGGTGCATATCGTCTGCAACAATGCGGGCATTGGTGCCGGTGGTCCGATGGAAGAGGTGACACCATCCGACTGGGAATGGTCGATCGATGTGAATCTCAAGGGTGTTGTCTGGGGCATCGAGGCCTTCGTGCCGTTGATCAAGGAACACGGCGAAGGCGGTCATGTGGTGAACACGGCTTCCATGGCCGGCATTGTTCCGATTCCGGGGTTTGGTCCGTACACCGCGACCAAATATGCCGTCGTTGGCATGTCCGAAGACCTGTCTATGGAGCTTGAGCCTTTCGGCATCGGCGTGTCGGTTCTGTGCCCAGGATTTGTGGCGACGCAGATCGGCAATTCACGGCGGACGCGCTCCGCGAAGTATGGCGAAGAGGGTGAGCCTGATCAGGATGCGATTGCGCAGGCTGGCGACGCGGTGGCGGCCGGCATCCCGGCTGAAGCCGTAGGTGAGCGGGTTGTGGAATGCATTCTCGAAAACCGCCTCTATGCCTTCACCCACCCCGAGTTCAAGGAAAGTGCTGGCGCCCGGTTTGAGCGGATGGCGGATGATTTCGACTCCGTTGCGAACAGCGAAGCAATCAAGAATGTCGATCCGGAGATCAAGGAGCGCCAATTGGCGGCCTCCGCAGCCATCCAGGAATCGCTGAATTAG